Proteins encoded in a region of the Balaenoptera ricei isolate mBalRic1 chromosome 19, mBalRic1.hap2, whole genome shotgun sequence genome:
- the HSD11B2 gene encoding 11-beta-hydroxysteroid dehydrogenase type 2 isoform X5 has translation MESWPWPSGGAWLLVAARALLQLLRADLRLGRPLLAALALLAALDWLCQRLLPPLAALAVLAATGWIVLSRLARPQRLPVATRAVLITGCDSGFGKATAKKLDVLGFTVLATVLDLNSPGALELRACCSPRLKLLQMDLTKPADISRVLEFTKAHTASTGLWGLVNNAGQNILVADAELSPVSTFRSCMEVNFFGTLEMTKGLLPLLRHSSGRIVTVSSPAGDMPFPCLAAYGTSKAAVALLMDTFSCELLPWGVKVSVIQPACFKTEAVKDMDQWEERKRQLLANLPRELLQAYDLSPTVHLEPALPQQTACRLARVPHLLLHVLSLCLHYYNLQGEWPFRSPL, from the exons ATGGAGAGCTGGCCCTGGCCGTCGGGCGGCGCCTGGCTGCTTGTGGCGGCCCGtgcgctgctgcagctgctgcgcGCGGACCTGCGTCTGGGCCGCCCGCTGCTGGCGGCGCTGGCGCTGCTGGCCGCGCTCGACTGGCTGTGCCAGCGCCTGCTGCCCCCGCTGGCCGCACTTGCCGTGTTGGCCGCCACCGGCTGGATCGTGTTGTCCCGCCTGGCGCGCCCGCAGCGCCTGCCCGTGGCGACTCGCGCGGTGCTCATCACCG GCTGTGACTCTGGTTTTGGCAAGGCGACGGCCAAGAAGCTGGACGTGCTGGGCTTCACAGTGCTGGCCACCGTGTTGGATTTGAATAGCCCTGGTGCCCTAGAGCTGCGTGCCTGCTGTTCTCCTCGTTTAAAGCTGCTACAGATGGACCTGACCAAGCCAGCGGACATTAGCCGCGTGCTGGAGTTCACCAAGGCCCACACCGCCAGCACTG GTCTGTGGGGCTTGGTCAACAATGCGGGTCAGAACATCCTCGTGGCAGATGCGGAGCTGTCTCCAGTGTCCACATTCCGCAGCTGCATGGAGGTGAACTTCTTCGGTACACTCGAGATGACCAAGGGCCTCTTGCCACTGCTGCGCCATTCGAGCGGTCGCATCGTGACTGTGAGCAGCCCAGCAG GAGACATGCCATTTCCGTGCTTGGCTGCCTATGGGACCTCCAAAGCGGCTGTCGCGTTGCTCATGGACACGTTCAGTTGTGAACTTCTGCCCTGGGGTGTCAAGGTCAGCGTCATCCAGCCTGCCTGCTTCAAGACAG AGGCAGTGAAAGACATGGACCAGTGGGAAGAGCGCAAGCGGCAGCTGCTGGCCAACCTGCCCCGAGAGCTGCTGCAGGCCTACG ACCTGTCTCCCACTGTCCATCTGGAACCTGCACTTCCACAGCAAACTGCTTGCCGCTTGGCCCGTGTTCCACACTTGCTTCTGCATGTGCTGTCCCTCTGCCTACACTACTACAACCTCCAG GGGGAGTGGCCATTCAGGAGCCCGCTTTGA
- the HSD11B2 gene encoding 11-beta-hydroxysteroid dehydrogenase type 2 isoform X1 has product MESWPWPSGGAWLLVAARALLQLLRADLRLGRPLLAALALLAALDWLCQRLLPPLAALAVLAATGWIVLSRLARPQRLPVATRAVLITGCDSGFGKATAKKLDVLGFTVLATVLDLNSPGALELRACCSPRLKLLQMDLTKPADISRVLEFTKAHTASTGLWGLVNNAGQNILVADAELSPVSTFRSCMEVNFFGTLEMTKGLLPLLRHSSGRIVTVSSPAGDMPFPCLAAYGTSKAAVALLMDTFSCELLPWGVKVSVIQPACFKTEAVKDMDQWEERKRQLLANLPRELLQAYGEDYIEHLNGQFLHCLSQALPDLSPVVDAITDALLAAQPRRRYYPGHGLGLMYFIHYYLPEGLRRRFLQSFFISPYVPRALRPGQPGLTSARDVAQDPGPKPGPSPTAQ; this is encoded by the exons ATGGAGAGCTGGCCCTGGCCGTCGGGCGGCGCCTGGCTGCTTGTGGCGGCCCGtgcgctgctgcagctgctgcgcGCGGACCTGCGTCTGGGCCGCCCGCTGCTGGCGGCGCTGGCGCTGCTGGCCGCGCTCGACTGGCTGTGCCAGCGCCTGCTGCCCCCGCTGGCCGCACTTGCCGTGTTGGCCGCCACCGGCTGGATCGTGTTGTCCCGCCTGGCGCGCCCGCAGCGCCTGCCCGTGGCGACTCGCGCGGTGCTCATCACCG GCTGTGACTCTGGTTTTGGCAAGGCGACGGCCAAGAAGCTGGACGTGCTGGGCTTCACAGTGCTGGCCACCGTGTTGGATTTGAATAGCCCTGGTGCCCTAGAGCTGCGTGCCTGCTGTTCTCCTCGTTTAAAGCTGCTACAGATGGACCTGACCAAGCCAGCGGACATTAGCCGCGTGCTGGAGTTCACCAAGGCCCACACCGCCAGCACTG GTCTGTGGGGCTTGGTCAACAATGCGGGTCAGAACATCCTCGTGGCAGATGCGGAGCTGTCTCCAGTGTCCACATTCCGCAGCTGCATGGAGGTGAACTTCTTCGGTACACTCGAGATGACCAAGGGCCTCTTGCCACTGCTGCGCCATTCGAGCGGTCGCATCGTGACTGTGAGCAGCCCAGCAG GAGACATGCCATTTCCGTGCTTGGCTGCCTATGGGACCTCCAAAGCGGCTGTCGCGTTGCTCATGGACACGTTCAGTTGTGAACTTCTGCCCTGGGGTGTCAAGGTCAGCGTCATCCAGCCTGCCTGCTTCAAGACAG AGGCAGTGAAAGACATGGACCAGTGGGAAGAGCGCAAGCGGCAGCTGCTGGCCAACCTGCCCCGAGAGCTGCTGCAGGCCTACGGTGAGGACTACATCGAGCACTTGAACGGGCAGTTCCTGCATTGTCTGAGCCAAGCACTGCCAGACCTCAGCCCGGTTGTAGATGCCATCACCGATGCGCTGCTGGCGGCTCAACCACGCCGCCGCTATTACCCAGGCCACGGCCTGGGGCTCATGTACTTCATCCACTACTACCTGCCTGAGGGCCTGCGGCGCCGTTTCCTGCAGTCCTTCTTCATCAGTCCCTATGTGCCAAGAGCACTGCGGCCTGGCCAGCCCGGCCTTACCTCTGCCCGGGATGTAGCCCAGGACCCAGGCCCTAAACCGGGCCCTTCCCCCACTGCCCAGTGA
- the HSD11B2 gene encoding 11-beta-hydroxysteroid dehydrogenase type 2 isoform X4: protein MESWPWPSGGAWLLVAARALLQLLRADLRLGRPLLAALALLAALDWLCQRLLPPLAALAVLAATGWIVLSRLARPQRLPVATRAVLITGCDSGFGKATAKKLDVLGFTVLATVLDLNSPGALELRACCSPRLKLLQMDLTKPADISRVLEFTKAHTASTGLWGLVNNAGQNILVADAELSPVSTFRSCMEVNFFGTLEMTKGLLPLLRHSSGRIVTVSSPAGDMPFPCLAAYGTSKAAVALLMDTFSCELLPWGVKVSVIQPACFKTEAVKDMDQWEERKRQLLANLPRELLQAYDLSPTVHLEPALPQQTACRLARVPHLLLHVLSLCLHYYNLQAKLWSTSRSC, encoded by the exons ATGGAGAGCTGGCCCTGGCCGTCGGGCGGCGCCTGGCTGCTTGTGGCGGCCCGtgcgctgctgcagctgctgcgcGCGGACCTGCGTCTGGGCCGCCCGCTGCTGGCGGCGCTGGCGCTGCTGGCCGCGCTCGACTGGCTGTGCCAGCGCCTGCTGCCCCCGCTGGCCGCACTTGCCGTGTTGGCCGCCACCGGCTGGATCGTGTTGTCCCGCCTGGCGCGCCCGCAGCGCCTGCCCGTGGCGACTCGCGCGGTGCTCATCACCG GCTGTGACTCTGGTTTTGGCAAGGCGACGGCCAAGAAGCTGGACGTGCTGGGCTTCACAGTGCTGGCCACCGTGTTGGATTTGAATAGCCCTGGTGCCCTAGAGCTGCGTGCCTGCTGTTCTCCTCGTTTAAAGCTGCTACAGATGGACCTGACCAAGCCAGCGGACATTAGCCGCGTGCTGGAGTTCACCAAGGCCCACACCGCCAGCACTG GTCTGTGGGGCTTGGTCAACAATGCGGGTCAGAACATCCTCGTGGCAGATGCGGAGCTGTCTCCAGTGTCCACATTCCGCAGCTGCATGGAGGTGAACTTCTTCGGTACACTCGAGATGACCAAGGGCCTCTTGCCACTGCTGCGCCATTCGAGCGGTCGCATCGTGACTGTGAGCAGCCCAGCAG GAGACATGCCATTTCCGTGCTTGGCTGCCTATGGGACCTCCAAAGCGGCTGTCGCGTTGCTCATGGACACGTTCAGTTGTGAACTTCTGCCCTGGGGTGTCAAGGTCAGCGTCATCCAGCCTGCCTGCTTCAAGACAG AGGCAGTGAAAGACATGGACCAGTGGGAAGAGCGCAAGCGGCAGCTGCTGGCCAACCTGCCCCGAGAGCTGCTGCAGGCCTACG ACCTGTCTCCCACTGTCCATCTGGAACCTGCACTTCCACAGCAAACTGCTTGCCGCTTGGCCCGTGTTCCACACTTGCTTCTGCATGTGCTGTCCCTCTGCCTACACTACTACAACCTCCAG GCCAAGCTGTGGAGCACCAGCCGCTCCTGCTGA
- the HSD11B2 gene encoding 11-beta-hydroxysteroid dehydrogenase type 2 isoform X3, with product MESWPWPSGGAWLLVAARALLQLLRADLRLGRPLLAALALLAALDWLCQRLLPPLAALAVLAATGWIVLSRLARPQRLPVATRAVLITGCDSGFGKATAKKLDVLGFTVLATVLDLNSPGALELRACCSPRLKLLQMDLTKPADISRVLEFTKAHTASTGLWGLVNNAGQNILVADAELSPVSTFRSCMEVNFFGTLEMTKGLLPLLRHSSGRIVTVSSPAGDMPFPCLAAYGTSKAAVALLMDTFSCELLPWGVKVSVIQPACFKTEAVKDMDQWEERKRQLLANLPRELLQAYGSSQASRSRNQSVLSAQLLLRDGYCRHRCQPCDVMAGHTGCRWEQALPAQANWICWA from the exons ATGGAGAGCTGGCCCTGGCCGTCGGGCGGCGCCTGGCTGCTTGTGGCGGCCCGtgcgctgctgcagctgctgcgcGCGGACCTGCGTCTGGGCCGCCCGCTGCTGGCGGCGCTGGCGCTGCTGGCCGCGCTCGACTGGCTGTGCCAGCGCCTGCTGCCCCCGCTGGCCGCACTTGCCGTGTTGGCCGCCACCGGCTGGATCGTGTTGTCCCGCCTGGCGCGCCCGCAGCGCCTGCCCGTGGCGACTCGCGCGGTGCTCATCACCG GCTGTGACTCTGGTTTTGGCAAGGCGACGGCCAAGAAGCTGGACGTGCTGGGCTTCACAGTGCTGGCCACCGTGTTGGATTTGAATAGCCCTGGTGCCCTAGAGCTGCGTGCCTGCTGTTCTCCTCGTTTAAAGCTGCTACAGATGGACCTGACCAAGCCAGCGGACATTAGCCGCGTGCTGGAGTTCACCAAGGCCCACACCGCCAGCACTG GTCTGTGGGGCTTGGTCAACAATGCGGGTCAGAACATCCTCGTGGCAGATGCGGAGCTGTCTCCAGTGTCCACATTCCGCAGCTGCATGGAGGTGAACTTCTTCGGTACACTCGAGATGACCAAGGGCCTCTTGCCACTGCTGCGCCATTCGAGCGGTCGCATCGTGACTGTGAGCAGCCCAGCAG GAGACATGCCATTTCCGTGCTTGGCTGCCTATGGGACCTCCAAAGCGGCTGTCGCGTTGCTCATGGACACGTTCAGTTGTGAACTTCTGCCCTGGGGTGTCAAGGTCAGCGTCATCCAGCCTGCCTGCTTCAAGACAG AGGCAGTGAAAGACATGGACCAGTGGGAAGAGCGCAAGCGGCAGCTGCTGGCCAACCTGCCCCGAGAGCTGCTGCAGGCCTACG GTAGTTCCCAGGCATCACGCAGCAGGAACCAAAGTGTACTGTCAGCCCAGCTCCTCCTGAGGGATGGTTATTGCCGGCACAGATGTCAGCCCTGCGATGTGATGGCTGGACACACAGGCTGCCGGTGGGAACAAGCACTTCCTGCCCAGGCAAATTGGATCTGCTGGGCATGA